A genomic window from Slackia heliotrinireducens DSM 20476 includes:
- a CDS encoding AEC family transporter: MESLAVALNAVMPFFVYLMVGKIARALHWADEDFFSRLNTFSFNTLFPIMMFSTVYQVETDYAVNWLFVGTALASVLIVIGIAMAAVPRLVGGPPRQAVVVEALHRSNIILFALPLTYSIYGDECLIPVTSVIALIVPTYNIVAVMIFEYFRGASPTPLSLAKSVIKNPLIQGFIVATLVRFLHIDLPGFLDAPIHTLGSIATPLALIALGGTLHIHEMQDNMGLMVPVLIIKMIVLPLCILPLSLALPFSGVERFVLLVMYAAPVATATFPMASTMDGDGPLAGELVVLSTVVSVGTLFVWIVALGTAGLL; the protein is encoded by the coding sequence ATGGAAAGCCTGGCTGTAGCACTCAACGCGGTCATGCCGTTTTTCGTCTACCTGATGGTGGGCAAGATCGCGCGTGCCCTGCATTGGGCCGACGAGGATTTCTTCAGCAGACTCAACACCTTCTCGTTCAACACGCTGTTCCCCATCATGATGTTCAGCACCGTCTACCAGGTGGAGACCGATTACGCCGTCAACTGGCTTTTCGTAGGAACCGCACTCGCCAGCGTGCTTATCGTCATCGGCATCGCCATGGCCGCGGTGCCGCGCCTGGTCGGCGGCCCGCCGCGCCAAGCCGTGGTGGTGGAGGCGCTGCACCGTTCGAACATCATCCTGTTCGCGTTGCCGCTGACCTACAGCATCTACGGGGACGAATGCCTCATTCCCGTCACGTCGGTCATCGCGCTGATCGTCCCCACCTATAACATCGTCGCCGTCATGATATTCGAATACTTCCGCGGCGCTTCCCCCACCCCGCTGTCGCTCGCGAAAAGCGTCATCAAGAACCCGCTCATCCAGGGATTCATCGTGGCCACGCTCGTCCGCTTCCTGCATATCGACCTGCCTGGTTTTCTGGATGCTCCCATCCACACGCTGGGAAGCATCGCGACGCCTCTGGCGCTCATCGCGCTGGGCGGCACCCTGCACATCCACGAGATGCAGGACAACATGGGGCTCATGGTGCCTGTCCTCATCATCAAAATGATCGTCCTGCCCCTCTGCATCCTGCCGTTGAGCCTGGCCCTCCCCTTTTCGGGCGTCGAGCGGTTCGTGCTGCTCGTCATGTATGCGGCACCTGTCGCTACGGCCACCTTCCCCATGGCGTCGACCATGGACGGCGACGGGCCGTTGGCAGGCGAGCTTGTGGTCTTGAGCACCGTGGTTTCCGTCGGCACCTTATTCGTTTGGATTGTCGCGTTGGGAACCGCCGGCCTGCTTTAA
- a CDS encoding carbonic anhydrase, with product MREIILDETKLDSLDEVHDLLARELDLPDYYGRNASALWDCLGDVTQPVRIVVRRAADERWQIEGFDVIERVILRAGRLIDEVEAFSYVDDLDEDEIDENSELDAAMALERLKRGNEAFLDAHSNTGNISSELITSLFEDGQKPFATVTCCSDSRVAPEHIFMTGLGELFVIRIAGNVIDQAALASAVYAAEHLHTKLMVVMGHSHCGAIESVMHGHTDGVEALAGPIAAAIGDERDPYAAAALNALAGVGTLTENERIEACIDDGMRVCAAVYHTHSGLVDFL from the coding sequence ATGCGCGAGATCATTCTTGACGAGACGAAGCTCGATTCCCTCGACGAGGTCCATGACCTGTTGGCACGCGAGCTGGACCTGCCCGATTACTACGGCCGCAACGCATCGGCGCTCTGGGACTGCCTGGGGGACGTGACGCAGCCCGTGCGCATCGTCGTCCGCCGCGCCGCCGACGAGCGCTGGCAGATCGAAGGGTTCGACGTCATTGAACGCGTCATCCTACGAGCAGGTCGGCTGATCGACGAGGTGGAGGCTTTCTCCTACGTCGACGACCTTGATGAAGACGAAATCGACGAGAATTCCGAACTGGACGCCGCGATGGCGCTGGAGCGGCTGAAACGCGGCAACGAGGCGTTTCTGGACGCCCACAGCAACACGGGCAACATCTCATCCGAGCTGATAACCAGCCTGTTCGAAGACGGCCAGAAGCCCTTCGCCACCGTCACCTGCTGCTCGGATTCGCGTGTGGCGCCGGAGCACATCTTCATGACGGGGCTGGGTGAGTTGTTCGTCATACGCATCGCCGGCAACGTCATCGACCAGGCCGCCCTGGCCAGTGCCGTGTATGCGGCCGAGCACCTGCACACCAAGCTGATGGTGGTCATGGGGCATTCCCACTGCGGTGCCATCGAATCGGTCATGCACGGGCACACCGACGGCGTCGAAGCCTTGGCGGGCCCCATCGCGGCCGCAATCGGCGACGAGCGCGACCCTTATGCCGCCGCGGCCCTGAATGCGCTGGCCGGCGTCGGCACGCTGACGGAAAACGAGCGTATCGAGGCCTGCATCGACGACGGCATGCGGGTGTGCGCCGCCGTGTACCACACCCATTCGGGCTTGGTCGATTTTCTGTAG
- a CDS encoding DUF4428 domain-containing protein, giving the protein MGLFDGLTKEKHCAVCGKEVGLFGKAKLKDGNYVCDDCSAKFSPFMSGWKAYPIEKINDHLAYREANEMALQEFAATDTFGAATKVVVDSRKGWFIVTSRDPWREGNPDIIGFNQVANCSYSVSETKTEIYKVNEPGHRESYEPKRYDTDYDIFVTIEVDSPWYSTIRFKTNPSRIKVKGSKEWDAAEAEAQRIQDLMMGVRNLSRQAEIEAQLSALRVEKAAEPEPANEVAAAPDAGAWACSCGQQGNTGNFCQNCGSPKPGPSEWTCECGAANSGNFCQNCGKPRPEAASWQCECGSVNTSKFCGNCGKPRP; this is encoded by the coding sequence ATGGGATTGTTTGACGGCTTGACGAAAGAGAAGCACTGCGCGGTCTGCGGCAAAGAAGTCGGCCTGTTCGGCAAGGCGAAGCTGAAGGACGGCAACTACGTATGCGATGACTGTTCCGCTAAGTTCTCGCCGTTCATGAGCGGCTGGAAGGCCTATCCCATCGAGAAGATCAACGACCATCTGGCGTACCGCGAGGCAAACGAGATGGCGTTGCAGGAATTCGCGGCCACCGACACGTTCGGCGCCGCCACCAAAGTGGTGGTGGACTCCCGCAAGGGCTGGTTCATCGTGACGAGCCGGGACCCGTGGCGCGAGGGCAACCCCGACATCATCGGGTTCAACCAGGTTGCGAACTGCTCGTACAGCGTCTCCGAGACCAAAACCGAGATCTACAAGGTGAACGAGCCGGGGCACCGCGAGTCTTACGAACCGAAACGGTACGACACCGATTACGACATATTCGTCACCATCGAGGTCGATTCGCCCTGGTACAGCACCATCCGGTTCAAGACGAATCCGTCGCGCATCAAGGTGAAGGGCAGCAAGGAGTGGGACGCCGCCGAAGCCGAGGCCCAACGCATCCAGGACTTGATGATGGGCGTGCGCAACCTGTCCCGTCAGGCCGAAATCGAAGCGCAGCTGTCGGCTCTGCGGGTCGAGAAGGCCGCTGAGCCCGAACCTGCGAACGAGGTCGCGGCCGCGCCTGATGCAGGCGCATGGGCGTGCTCTTGCGGGCAGCAGGGCAACACAGGCAACTTCTGCCAGAACTGCGGAAGCCCCAAGCCCGGCCCCTCCGAGTGGACTTGCGAATGCGGCGCGGCCAACTCCGGCAACTTCTGCCAGAACTGCGGAAAGCCCCGTCCCGAGGCCGCATCCTGGCAGTGCGAGTGCGGGTCCGTGAACACCTCCAAGTTCTGCGGCAATTGCGGCAAACCCCGTCCGTAG
- the der gene encoding ribosome biogenesis GTPase Der, producing the protein MSLPIVAVVGRPNVGKSTFVNRIAHADDAIVHEMRGVTRDRSYHNADWRGVHFTLIDTGGIEMGDDDAFQSSIRDQAFMAADEADVILFMVDGKTGITADDEEVARVLRKVDTPVFLLVNKMDNPSKMEENWEFYSLGLGDPRSISSTHGHGTGDLLDEVVAILRELPEREDEPAEEGINVAIIGRPNAGKSSLTNRLIGRDRSIVSDVAGTTRDAIDTRVEHDGKVYTIVDTAGLRRKSQIDEDVEYYSYVRAMRAIDRADVAILVMDATLGLTDQDQRVAGYANERGCALIILLNKRDVVESGDVLDGLREDVGDRMTFVNYAPVISISALTGKGVLRIWDAIDEVYANYSQTVSTSKLNNWLEGIRQFGHTVNKGKRTLKLKYMTQTHNQPPQFTIFCNHPDLVTDNYERFLENRLRKEFDFTGTPINLKFKRRD; encoded by the coding sequence ATGTCTCTGCCTATTGTGGCCGTTGTCGGCCGCCCCAACGTGGGCAAATCCACGTTCGTGAACCGCATCGCCCATGCTGACGATGCCATTGTCCACGAGATGCGCGGCGTTACCCGCGACCGCTCCTACCATAACGCCGACTGGCGCGGCGTCCACTTCACGCTCATCGATACCGGCGGTATCGAGATGGGTGACGACGACGCGTTCCAGAGCTCCATCCGCGACCAGGCTTTCATGGCGGCCGACGAAGCCGACGTCATCCTGTTCATGGTGGACGGCAAGACCGGCATCACCGCCGACGACGAAGAGGTCGCCCGCGTGCTGCGCAAGGTGGACACGCCGGTGTTCCTGCTGGTCAACAAGATGGACAACCCGTCCAAGATGGAAGAGAACTGGGAGTTCTACAGCCTGGGGCTGGGCGATCCCCGCTCCATCTCGTCCACCCATGGGCACGGCACGGGCGACCTGCTCGACGAAGTGGTCGCCATCCTGCGCGAGCTGCCGGAGCGCGAGGACGAACCCGCTGAAGAGGGCATCAACGTGGCCATCATCGGCCGTCCGAACGCCGGCAAGTCGTCGTTGACCAACCGCCTCATCGGCAGGGACCGCTCCATCGTCAGCGACGTGGCCGGAACCACCCGCGACGCCATCGACACCCGCGTCGAGCATGACGGCAAGGTGTACACCATCGTGGATACCGCAGGTCTGCGCCGCAAGAGCCAGATCGACGAGGATGTTGAATACTACAGCTACGTCCGCGCCATGCGCGCAATCGACCGCGCCGACGTGGCCATCCTGGTGATGGACGCTACGCTGGGCCTGACCGACCAGGACCAGCGCGTCGCGGGCTACGCCAACGAGCGCGGCTGCGCCCTGATCATCCTGCTCAACAAGCGCGACGTGGTGGAGTCGGGAGATGTGCTCGACGGCTTGCGCGAGGATGTGGGCGACCGCATGACCTTCGTGAACTACGCGCCTGTGATCAGCATCTCCGCCCTGACGGGCAAAGGCGTGCTGCGCATCTGGGATGCCATCGACGAGGTGTACGCCAACTACTCGCAGACCGTTTCCACCAGCAAGCTCAACAACTGGCTGGAAGGCATCCGACAGTTCGGCCACACCGTCAACAAGGGCAAGCGCACCCTGAAGCTCAAGTACATGACGCAGACCCACAATCAGCCGCCTCAGTTCACCATCTTCTGCAACCATCCGGATTTGGTGACCGACAACTACGAGCGATTCCTGGAGAACCGCCTGCGTAAGGAGTTCGACTTCACGGGCACGCCCATCAACCTGAAGTTCAAGAGAAGGGACTAA
- the pyrE gene encoding orotate phosphoribosyltransferase, which translates to MEQYKQEFIEFMVESDVLKFGDFTLKSGRKSPFFMNAGAYVTGSQLKRLGEYYARAIYANFGLDFDVVFGPAYKGIPLSVVTAIALEDIYGKEVRYCSNRKEAKDHGADAGMLLGYELKDGDRVVMVEDVTTSGKSIDETYPLISGVANITVKGLMVSLNRMEVGKGGKMAAIDEVSEKYGFPTAAIVDMKEVTEYLYDREVKGRVVIDAATKAAIDAYYETYGVR; encoded by the coding sequence ATGGAGCAGTACAAGCAGGAGTTCATCGAGTTCATGGTGGAAAGCGATGTGCTCAAGTTCGGCGACTTCACCCTGAAGAGCGGCCGCAAGTCCCCGTTTTTCATGAACGCGGGCGCCTATGTCACCGGCTCTCAGCTCAAGCGTCTGGGCGAGTACTACGCCCGTGCCATTTACGCCAACTTCGGTCTCGACTTCGACGTGGTGTTCGGTCCTGCCTACAAGGGCATCCCGCTGAGCGTCGTGACGGCCATCGCGCTGGAGGATATCTACGGCAAAGAGGTACGCTACTGCTCGAATCGCAAAGAGGCCAAGGACCACGGCGCCGACGCCGGCATGCTGCTGGGCTACGAGCTGAAGGACGGCGACCGCGTGGTCATGGTGGAGGACGTCACCACCTCCGGTAAGTCCATCGACGAGACCTATCCGCTGATCAGCGGCGTTGCGAACATCACGGTCAAGGGCCTGATGGTGTCCCTGAACCGCATGGAAGTGGGCAAAGGCGGCAAGATGGCCGCCATCGACGAGGTCTCCGAGAAGTACGGTTTCCCCACGGCCGCAATCGTCGACATGAAGGAAGTCACCGAATACCTGTACGACCGCGAGGTCAAGGGTCGCGTGGTCATCGACGCGGCTACCAAGGCCGCCATCGACGCCTATTACGAAACGTACGGCGTCCGCTAG
- a CDS encoding DUF512 domain-containing protein, protein MTEKRTVHEYPGNPARPMARILEVEEYSPAFDAGFEPGCIVTAVNGHPLRDMIDWQWYSDGYEVELSYIDLDGDEGTVVLEREEGESWGITFDGAIFDGIRVCRNACMFCFMRMLPKESRDTLMLRDDDWRLSFLQGNFTTLTNLSEEDADEITERHVSPLRVSLHCISPEVRSKMIGRHADHGVRMMEKLLAGGIELYMQIVLLPGVNDGAELMKTLAWAYLHEGIANVGIVPLGFTKHQTAFDKSFNDREAALEVVEAVEAFQKHAMAERGCAWVYLADEFYSNAYPDDLLDHLPPAEHYGAFDMFEDGIGIIRSFVDDWQQQGQAVSELAQVLEDEGVRVYYVFGEAMRETFTPLVEASPLKGLLIPLYVKNEFFGGNVDVTGLLSGVDVARAIRGVSAHDYVVLPRVMFNSDMITLDDMTVDDIRDTAGMPVTVVSCNAYEFLPEIRELVEGY, encoded by the coding sequence ATGACGGAGAAACGAACGGTCCACGAATACCCAGGCAACCCCGCCCGCCCCATGGCGCGCATATTGGAGGTCGAGGAATATTCCCCTGCCTTTGACGCCGGTTTCGAGCCGGGATGCATCGTCACGGCCGTCAACGGACATCCGTTGCGGGACATGATCGACTGGCAGTGGTATTCCGACGGCTACGAGGTGGAGCTGTCCTACATCGATTTGGACGGCGACGAAGGCACCGTGGTGCTGGAGCGGGAAGAAGGGGAGTCCTGGGGCATCACCTTCGACGGCGCCATCTTCGACGGTATCCGCGTCTGCCGCAACGCGTGCATGTTCTGCTTCATGCGCATGCTGCCGAAGGAATCCCGCGACACGCTCATGTTGCGTGACGACGACTGGCGGCTCAGCTTCCTGCAGGGCAACTTCACCACGCTCACGAACCTTTCCGAGGAGGATGCCGACGAGATCACCGAGCGCCACGTTTCTCCTCTGCGCGTGTCGCTGCACTGCATCTCGCCCGAGGTGCGCAGCAAGATGATCGGTCGCCATGCCGACCACGGCGTGCGCATGATGGAGAAGCTTCTGGCCGGCGGCATCGAGCTGTACATGCAGATCGTGCTGCTGCCGGGCGTCAACGACGGCGCCGAGCTCATGAAGACCCTGGCCTGGGCCTATCTGCATGAGGGCATCGCCAACGTTGGCATCGTGCCTTTGGGTTTCACCAAGCATCAGACCGCCTTCGACAAAAGCTTCAACGATCGCGAGGCCGCCCTTGAAGTGGTCGAAGCCGTCGAGGCGTTCCAGAAGCATGCCATGGCCGAACGCGGCTGCGCGTGGGTGTATCTGGCCGACGAGTTCTACAGCAACGCCTATCCGGACGACCTTCTGGACCACCTGCCGCCTGCCGAGCATTACGGCGCGTTCGACATGTTCGAAGACGGCATCGGCATCATCCGCTCCTTCGTGGACGATTGGCAGCAGCAGGGCCAGGCCGTATCCGAGCTCGCGCAGGTGCTTGAGGACGAAGGCGTCCGCGTGTACTACGTGTTCGGCGAAGCCATGCGCGAGACGTTCACGCCGCTGGTGGAGGCGAGCCCGCTGAAAGGCCTGCTCATCCCCCTGTACGTGAAGAACGAGTTCTTCGGCGGCAACGTGGACGTGACGGGTCTTCTAAGCGGCGTCGACGTGGCGCGGGCCATCCGCGGCGTATCGGCCCACGATTACGTGGTGCTGCCCCGGGTCATGTTCAACTCCGACATGATCACGCTTGACGATATGACTGTTGACGATATTCGGGATACGGCAGGCATGCCCGTGACCGTGGTATCCTGTAATGCATACGAATTTCTTCCCGAGATTCGGGAACTAGTTGAAGGATATTAA
- the ispH gene encoding 4-hydroxy-3-methylbut-2-enyl diphosphate reductase, with the protein MEILRAKHAGVCYGVERALDMVSAASMDGDEDTFTLGPLIHNPQVVAKLESRGVRAVDGPEQVDHGIVILRTHGVEPHIAADLKSRDLTVIDATCPHVAKAQRSAANLADTCGTVLIIGRAEHPEIRSVREYAGEKAIVVADVDEVPEHLEEPVGVIVQTTESKEKLQAVVNELEARGVETQVKNTICFATRQRQDAAAALADEVDAMVVIGGKNSSNTTHLYEICRDHCDRSYFVETKEELDPSWFSATDRVGVTAGASTPDYQIEDVISYLESL; encoded by the coding sequence ATGGAGATTCTCCGTGCCAAGCATGCCGGCGTCTGCTACGGTGTCGAGCGCGCGCTCGACATGGTATCGGCCGCATCCATGGATGGCGACGAAGACACCTTCACGCTGGGGCCGCTCATCCATAATCCGCAGGTGGTTGCCAAGCTGGAAAGCCGCGGCGTGCGTGCAGTCGACGGCCCCGAGCAGGTCGACCACGGCATCGTCATCCTGCGCACCCACGGGGTTGAACCTCACATCGCGGCCGATCTCAAGTCCCGCGACCTGACGGTCATCGACGCGACGTGCCCGCATGTGGCCAAGGCCCAGCGGTCCGCCGCCAACCTGGCCGACACCTGCGGCACGGTGCTCATCATCGGACGCGCCGAGCATCCGGAAATCCGAAGCGTTCGCGAATACGCAGGCGAGAAGGCCATCGTCGTGGCCGACGTCGACGAGGTGCCCGAGCATCTCGAAGAGCCGGTGGGCGTCATCGTGCAGACCACCGAAAGCAAGGAGAAACTGCAGGCCGTGGTGAACGAGCTTGAGGCCCGCGGTGTCGAGACCCAGGTCAAGAACACCATCTGCTTTGCAACCCGCCAGCGCCAGGATGCCGCGGCGGCCCTGGCAGACGAGGTTGACGCCATGGTGGTCATCGGCGGTAAGAACTCGTCGAACACCACGCATCTCTACGAGATCTGCCGCGACCATTGCGACCGCTCGTACTTCGTCGAGACCAAAGAGGAGCTCGACCCGTCCTGGTTCTCGGCCACCGACCGCGTGGGCGTGACGGCCGGCGCCTCCACTCCCGACTACCAGATCGAGGACGTCATCTCGTATTTGGAATCGCTGTAA
- a CDS encoding NAD(P)H-dependent glycerol-3-phosphate dehydrogenase: MKVSVIGAGSWGTALANLLASQGNDVCMWARKPEVCESINTRHVNPRYLVNSTLDERLRASSDFAEVLKGTEAVVVVTPSSILRQTAEAIAPYITSVTPIVICSKGVEEGTGLLPVEIFEDVLGHLGRLAGLTGPNHAEEVIKALPSGTVIAAFRLKTAKFFQELFAAPYFRTYVSSDVIGAEICAAYKNVVAIAVGAAYGMGLGDNTASLIMTRGLAEMGRLVTACGGNSMTCMGLAGVGDLEVTCMSEHSRNRTFGYRLAKGTTLEEYKAETHMVVEGAVACRTLHTLASEHGVDLPIAQAVRAIVWEGATLQDVAVALLDRPLKAEF, encoded by the coding sequence ATGAAAGTATCTGTTATCGGAGCGGGGTCTTGGGGCACTGCGCTGGCGAACCTGCTGGCGTCCCAAGGCAACGACGTATGCATGTGGGCCCGCAAGCCCGAGGTGTGCGAATCCATCAACACCCGTCACGTGAACCCGCGCTATCTGGTCAACTCCACGCTTGACGAGCGCCTGCGCGCATCGTCGGACTTCGCGGAGGTGCTCAAGGGCACCGAGGCCGTGGTTGTGGTCACGCCTTCGTCCATCCTGCGCCAGACCGCCGAGGCCATCGCGCCTTACATCACCAGCGTGACGCCCATCGTCATCTGCAGCAAGGGTGTGGAAGAGGGGACGGGCCTGCTTCCTGTCGAGATCTTCGAAGACGTTTTGGGACACCTAGGGCGCCTTGCCGGCCTGACCGGACCGAACCATGCCGAAGAGGTGATCAAAGCCCTGCCTTCAGGCACGGTCATCGCGGCTTTCAGGTTGAAAACAGCGAAGTTCTTCCAGGAGCTGTTCGCAGCGCCTTATTTCCGCACGTACGTGTCCAGCGATGTGATCGGCGCCGAAATCTGCGCGGCCTACAAAAACGTGGTGGCCATCGCCGTGGGCGCCGCATACGGCATGGGGCTGGGCGACAACACCGCATCGCTTATCATGACCCGCGGCCTGGCCGAAATGGGCCGGCTGGTCACGGCGTGCGGCGGCAACTCCATGACCTGCATGGGCCTGGCCGGCGTGGGCGATTTGGAAGTCACCTGCATGTCGGAGCATTCCCGCAACCGCACCTTCGGCTACCGCCTTGCCAAGGGCACGACCCTTGAGGAGTACAAGGCCGAGACCCACATGGTGGTGGAGGGTGCCGTGGCATGCCGGACGCTGCACACGCTGGCGTCGGAGCATGGCGTCGACCTGCCTATCGCGCAGGCCGTGCGGGCCATCGTCTGGGAGGGTGCAACCCTTCAGGATGTGGCTGTGGCGCTGCTGGACCGCCCTCTCAAGGCAGAGTTTTAA
- a CDS encoding lysophospholipid acyltransferase family protein, with product MISYEKIWDMPVMTAAQRGQGDDKTEPYSSQVMGNIIYAVVGLICKVAFRYNAEGLENFRQFAGKQGCVVVSAHRSFLDPVFLWLTARPSQWIRFMARENIFPKANGLLGWICSKVGAFPIKRDSADRTAIKRAAAMLKRGENVGIFPEGTRRGRGTTKLSLHSGAAFIARMGKAPMVPTGIRNVENIKPPEARFVRFPKVTVVYGTPVNLEDFDFLPKAERLDAASWYVMRECYALHDGVPREDVDMASLFPEAKDYTQVFAEHAIP from the coding sequence ATGATTTCCTACGAGAAGATCTGGGACATGCCTGTCATGACCGCGGCCCAGCGCGGACAGGGCGACGACAAGACCGAGCCGTACAGTTCGCAGGTCATGGGCAACATCATCTACGCGGTGGTGGGCCTCATCTGCAAGGTCGCCTTCCGCTACAACGCCGAGGGGTTGGAAAACTTCCGTCAGTTTGCCGGCAAACAGGGCTGCGTGGTGGTGAGCGCCCACAGGTCGTTTTTGGATCCGGTGTTTCTGTGGCTGACGGCCCGTCCCAGCCAATGGATCCGCTTCATGGCCCGCGAGAACATCTTCCCCAAAGCCAACGGGCTTTTGGGCTGGATCTGCTCCAAGGTGGGGGCGTTTCCCATCAAGCGCGATTCCGCCGACCGTACGGCCATCAAGCGCGCGGCGGCCATGCTGAAGCGCGGCGAGAACGTGGGCATCTTTCCGGAGGGAACCCGTCGCGGCCGCGGCACGACGAAGCTTTCGCTGCACAGCGGTGCGGCGTTCATCGCCCGCATGGGCAAGGCGCCCATGGTGCCGACGGGCATCCGCAACGTCGAGAACATCAAGCCGCCCGAGGCCAGGTTCGTCCGCTTCCCGAAGGTCACGGTGGTGTACGGCACGCCTGTGAACTTGGAAGATTTTGATTTTCTTCCGAAAGCGGAGCGTTTGGACGCGGCCTCTTGGTATGTCATGCGAGAATGCTATGCATTGCATGACGGCGTGCCGCGCGAGGATGTGGACATGGCGTCCCTCTTCCCAGAGGCGAAGGACTACACCCAAGTGTTCGCCGAACACGCCATTCCGTAA
- the cmk gene encoding (d)CMP kinase, which produces MIIAIDGPSGAGKSTVATAVARRLGFHCLDTGAMYRSIAWKAIQQGADLADEAAVGAIAQTFDIAFEHEEGDPRPSRVLIGGDDVTAAIRTAEIDRSVSVVSAHPSVRAALVEQQRRIAEGGDYVIEGRDIGTVVCPNAEVKVFLTATNEARARRRVAQNAERGVGSVDFEEVLADIIRRDELDSSRATAPLVQADDAVLVDSSDKTINEVIDAICAMADARA; this is translated from the coding sequence ATGATCATCGCAATCGACGGCCCCTCCGGAGCCGGTAAATCCACGGTGGCCACGGCTGTGGCCAGGCGACTCGGTTTCCATTGCCTGGACACCGGCGCCATGTACCGCTCCATCGCCTGGAAGGCCATCCAGCAGGGCGCCGACCTGGCCGACGAGGCTGCGGTGGGCGCCATCGCCCAGACCTTCGACATCGCCTTCGAGCATGAAGAAGGCGACCCCAGGCCCAGCCGCGTGCTCATCGGGGGCGACGACGTGACCGCCGCCATCCGCACGGCCGAAATCGACCGTTCGGTCAGTGTGGTGAGCGCCCATCCCAGCGTGCGCGCCGCCCTGGTCGAGCAGCAGCGCCGCATCGCCGAGGGAGGCGACTACGTCATCGAGGGCCGCGACATCGGCACGGTGGTGTGCCCGAACGCCGAGGTCAAGGTGTTCCTGACGGCAACCAACGAAGCTCGCGCCCGCCGTCGCGTGGCCCAGAACGCCGAGCGCGGCGTGGGCTCTGTGGACTTCGAAGAGGTACTGGCCGACATCATCCGCCGCGACGAGCTGGATTCGAGCCGCGCCACGGCTCCGCTGGTCCAGGCCGACGACGCCGTGCTGGTGGATTCCTCGGACAAGACCATCAACGAGGTCATCGACGCGATCTGCGCCATGGCCGATGCCCGGGCGTAA
- the plsY gene encoding glycerol-3-phosphate 1-O-acyltransferase PlsY — translation MTAIAVLITFVASFALGSVPWGLIISRVFYHTDIRAHGSGNIGTTNAMRTMGKKAGVAVFLLDFGKGVLSGLIGIACAHFLLPDNAAVSRDALLAFAMAGCVWGHIFSPWLNFHGGKGIAVAIGALYVTFGFVPASVELFVIFAILVLATRYVSLGSVAAAAACPFIAAFLYWGDWLTILLYLAAASTVVWAHRGNIKRLLDGTERRIGDPKEE, via the coding sequence ATGACTGCGATTGCGGTACTGATTACGTTCGTTGCTTCATTCGCTTTGGGATCCGTACCTTGGGGTCTTATCATCTCGCGCGTGTTCTACCACACGGACATACGCGCCCACGGCTCGGGCAACATCGGCACGACCAACGCCATGCGCACCATGGGCAAGAAGGCGGGCGTCGCGGTGTTCCTGCTGGACTTCGGGAAAGGCGTCCTGTCGGGGCTTATCGGCATCGCCTGCGCCCACTTCCTGCTGCCCGACAACGCGGCGGTGTCCCGCGATGCGCTGCTGGCCTTTGCCATGGCGGGCTGCGTCTGGGGCCATATCTTCAGTCCGTGGCTGAACTTCCACGGCGGCAAAGGCATCGCCGTGGCCATCGGCGCGCTGTACGTCACCTTCGGGTTTGTGCCGGCAAGCGTCGAGCTGTTCGTCATTTTCGCCATCCTCGTGCTGGCCACACGCTACGTGTCGCTGGGGTCGGTGGCCGCAGCGGCCGCCTGCCCGTTTATCGCCGCGTTCCTGTACTGGGGCGACTGGCTGACCATCCTACTGTATCTGGCTGCCGCCTCCACCGTCGTATGGGCGCATCGCGGCAACATCAAGCGGCTGCTGGACGGCACCGAACGCCGTATCGGCGACCCGAAAGAAGAATAG
- a CDS encoding HIRAN domain-containing protein, whose translation MFFRKQREAAIKQAVDEKRTEEIDAIKELIKPLAKNELTRIQTDFERIRKMRAAQQMDWVVFWRAKGFKALRDIEIKAADELGHRFIPGEVLYVVTDTTNEYDPFALRVVTRRGNLVGYVPMNDDSRAASWSAIADGHVLVALVKEKGKASALLLEKTD comes from the coding sequence ATGTTTTTCAGGAAGCAACGCGAAGCCGCCATCAAGCAGGCGGTCGACGAGAAACGCACCGAGGAGATCGACGCCATCAAGGAGCTCATCAAGCCCCTCGCGAAAAACGAGCTCACGCGCATCCAGACGGACTTCGAACGCATCCGCAAGATGCGAGCCGCCCAACAGATGGATTGGGTGGTGTTTTGGCGCGCCAAAGGGTTCAAGGCCTTGCGCGACATCGAAATCAAAGCCGCTGACGAGCTGGGCCACAGGTTCATCCCCGGCGAAGTGCTGTATGTGGTTACGGACACCACCAACGAATACGACCCCTTCGCCCTGCGCGTTGTCACGCGCCGCGGCAATCTGGTAGGCTATGTACCGATGAACGATGACTCCCGCGCCGCATCCTGGAGCGCCATCGCCGACGGCCACGTGCTGGTCGCGTTGGTGAAGGAGAAAGGGAAGGCGAGCGCGCTGCTGTTGGAGAAAACGGACTAG